The DNA region ACCACTGCAATCGAAACCCATAGCGCCGCAAAGGGGATTACCGGCCAGAAGTAGCGAAGGCCGATCGGTTTGCCCAGCATTCCCGATACGATCGCGAACCCGTGAACAAGTGCCGCCGGCGCCAAAAGCGGCAGGAGCAGAGACCATCGTGCGCGATCAGCCAGAAGCAGCAACACCCCCGCAAATGCGAGCAGCAGAAACGCATCGCCGCTCAATCCAAGCCACGCGCCACGCAGCCAGTGAATCATTTCCAGGAATCCCATGGGACGAAAACCGATGATCGCCTCGAATTGCTGCAGGCTTTTCGTCAGCCCCAACCACTGGCCAAAGAGCACCTTCCAGAGCAGCGGATAGGAAACTGCAACAGGCACCAGAACAAGCAGGTCGCCCGCAAGTTGCCGAGCACCGCCTTCCTTCCACCGCCTGGCTGCCATGGCAATTGCCAGCGCAAAAGCAAAGAGCAGGCCCTCCAGTCGCGAGAGCGCGAGCACCGCAAGGGCCACGCGCTGCCCACGTGAAGACTCCCCCAGTGCGTTCAACGACCAAAGCAGCAGGCAAAGCGAAAGCTGCGCGACCGAATTCAGCCCAAGAACGAAGCGAAGCGTGTAAGGATTCGCAAGTGCCAGGAGCGGTGCCAGCCAGGGCAGCATCTTCTGACCGGGAGCCGCCTGGCTCGCCAGCCGCGCCACGAGCCAGGCAAGTGCGCCAAGGTGCAGGCACCCCAGCACGTTCCACCACAATCGCGCGTCCCCCGGCAGCAGCCGTACCAAAGCCATGAGCAGGACTTCGAGTGGATAGCCGTTGGCGTCGCGCAACCACGACGGTGAAGCCGTCATCCGCGTAAGAATCGGCAACGTGTCGTGATGGACGTAGCCGCCCCACCACCAGCTCAGAACGGCGCCGGCAAGCAGGGCCAACACCGGCATCACACGATCGGGCGAGGATCCCTTCGCTGGGGGCGCACCGCTTTCCAAGTCCCGCGGGTCCCTATTTATCCGCGCTCAGAATGACCGGCATCGAATCGCCGGTGTTGCCCACGACGATGATCTTGGAGTTGTTCGACTCGGCCAGTTTCATGGTCGCCTCGATTCCCTTCCATTTGAGCAGGCGCTCGGAGATGCCCTGGCTCACGATGGTCTGGAAGTCGCGCACGCCCTCGGCCTCGATGCGCTTTCGCTCGGCTTCCTGCTTCTCACGCATGAGAACGAACTCCATTTCCTGCGAGCGCTGTTCCTGGGTGAGCTTGTTGTTGATGGCCTGCTTGAGCTGATCGGGAAGCTGAAAGCTGCGCATGAACACGCCTTCGACGACCAAGTGCTTGCCGGCGATCCCTGCCTCGATGAGCTCGAAGGCTTCCTGCTCAACCGCTTCGCGCTTGGTGGAATAGATCTCTTCGGGTTTGTACCGACCGAGCACCTGGCGCGCGGCGCTTCGAAAGATGGGGCCGAGCACTTCGTTGTAATAGAGACGGCCGATCTTCTGGTGAAGCAGCGGCAATTCCTCGCGCAGCGGGCGAAAGCGCATGGAGAACTCCGCACCGACGGTCAGGCCGTTGGAGGTCACCACGTCCATGGTTTCCTTCGCGTCGCGAACCTTGATGTTATAGACGTACATCGTGTTCCAGGGTGCGACGAGGTGAAATCCCTCACCGTAGACCTGGTCCATTTCCGTGCCACCGAAGGCGCGAAAGAGCACGCCGGCCTCACCCGAGTCGATGGTCGTGCAGGCGGTGGCCGACATCGCAAAGAACGCGACCATCACCGTAAGTAGTTTTTGTTTCATGTTCCCCTCCTTACAAGAGAAGTGCTTTGCGCAATGCTGCGCGGAATAAAGGACTAGTTCTCGATGAGCACCATGGCGATGGCGACGCCGCCGTCATGGGAGAGCGAGAGATGCACGCGCGTGGCGCCGAGCTTCTCGAGCGCCGCCTGCGCGCGCGCGGAAGGCACAAGCCGCGGCTGGGACTCGCCGTCGCTCTCGACGCCCACGTCCTGCCACGAAAGTCCCTTCT from Chrysiogenia bacterium includes:
- a CDS encoding prohibitin family protein; translation: MKQKLLTVMVAFFAMSATACTTIDSGEAGVLFRAFGGTEMDQVYGEGFHLVAPWNTMYVYNIKVRDAKETMDVVTSNGLTVGAEFSMRFRPLREELPLLHQKIGRLYYNEVLGPIFRSAARQVLGRYKPEEIYSTKREAVEQEAFELIEAGIAGKHLVVEGVFMRSFQLPDQLKQAINNKLTQEQRSQEMEFVLMREKQEAERKRIEAEGVRDFQTIVSQGISERLLKWKGIEATMKLAESNNSKIIVVGNTGDSMPVILSADK